The following are encoded together in the Pseudodesulfovibrio indicus genome:
- a CDS encoding TIGR00282 family metallophosphoesterase — translation MRILFLGDIVGLPGRKAVIRDLARVRDEESIDLAFANGENASGGYGLKAKHARELLKAGLDGITGGNHIWKYKDLYSLLDGDGRILRPHNYPDHLPGSGVRVFRKEGLPPVAVINLIGRTFMPPIDCPFAAAETVIDALPADVPVQIVDFHAEATGEKIAMGYFLEGKVSAVVGTHTHVQTNDPKVLPGGTAYLTDLGMCGAADSCLGMKPEIILDRYLTGLPRQLEAASGPGVLQGAIFDIDDTTGKAVSMATFQRG, via the coding sequence ATGCGCATACTCTTTCTCGGCGACATCGTCGGACTGCCCGGCCGCAAGGCCGTCATCCGCGACCTCGCCCGCGTCAGGGACGAGGAGTCCATCGACCTGGCCTTCGCCAACGGCGAGAACGCGTCCGGGGGCTACGGCCTCAAGGCCAAACACGCCCGGGAACTGCTCAAGGCGGGGCTGGACGGCATCACCGGCGGCAACCACATCTGGAAGTACAAGGACCTGTATTCCCTGCTCGACGGCGACGGGCGCATCCTGCGGCCGCACAACTACCCGGACCATCTGCCCGGCTCCGGGGTGCGCGTGTTCCGCAAGGAGGGGCTGCCCCCGGTGGCGGTCATCAACCTCATAGGCCGGACCTTCATGCCGCCCATCGACTGCCCCTTCGCCGCCGCCGAGACCGTGATCGACGCCCTGCCCGCCGACGTGCCGGTGCAGATCGTGGACTTCCATGCCGAGGCCACGGGCGAGAAGATCGCCATGGGCTATTTCCTGGAGGGCAAGGTCTCCGCCGTGGTCGGCACCCACACCCACGTCCAGACCAACGACCCCAAGGTGCTGCCCGGCGGCACGGCCTACCTGACCGATCTGGGCATGTGCGGAGCGGCGGATTCCTGCCTCGGCATGAAGCCGGAGATCATCCTCGACCGCTACCTCACCGGGCTGCCCCGGCAGCTGGAGGCGGCCTCCGGCCCAGGGGTTTTACAAGGCGCGATTTTTGACATAGATGATACCACCGGCAAGGCGGTATCCATGGCCACGTTCCAGCGCGGCTAG
- the tyrS gene encoding tyrosine--tRNA ligase, whose translation MNIYDELKWRGLINQVSDEDKVRAYLSEPGATMYCGFDPTAESLHVGNLVPLLCLVRMKKAGHNPLYLMGGATGRIGDPSGKDKERELSDADKLDERLEMIKRQVRRFVERNTGERPDIVNNYDWTKDMTCIELLRDVGKHFTINWMLQKESVKGRIDREETGISYTEFSYMILQSYDFYHLYKNHDCRLQIGGGDQWGNITAGCEFIRRRYAHDGEQAEAFALTFPLITTASGKKFGKSEGNAVYLNADLTTPYAFYQFFINTDDADVIKFLKLFTFLTPDEIVEMERQVAEEPHLRAAQKRLAEEVTAMIHGKHELERVLAATEALFGKGDIKAIDPATLRSAFESAPAVRYAPGDLPDLPQMLMDLGLVKSKGQARKDIQGGGIYVNGERVEDGQDILDAHFIGGELLIIRKGKKNYGLVTKG comes from the coding sequence GTGAATATCTACGACGAGTTGAAATGGCGGGGGCTGATCAATCAGGTGTCTGACGAGGACAAGGTGCGCGCGTATCTGTCCGAACCCGGAGCGACCATGTATTGCGGCTTCGATCCCACCGCCGAAAGCCTGCATGTCGGCAACCTCGTCCCCCTGCTCTGCCTGGTGCGCATGAAGAAGGCGGGCCACAATCCGCTGTACCTCATGGGCGGGGCCACCGGCCGCATCGGCGATCCCTCGGGCAAGGACAAGGAGCGCGAGCTGTCCGACGCCGACAAGCTGGACGAGCGCCTGGAAATGATCAAGCGCCAGGTGCGCCGCTTCGTGGAGCGCAACACCGGCGAGCGCCCGGACATCGTCAACAACTACGACTGGACCAAGGACATGACCTGCATCGAGCTGCTGCGCGACGTGGGCAAGCACTTCACCATCAACTGGATGCTCCAGAAGGAGTCGGTCAAGGGCCGCATCGACCGCGAGGAGACCGGCATCTCCTACACCGAGTTCTCCTACATGATCCTCCAGTCCTATGACTTCTACCACCTGTACAAGAACCACGACTGCCGCCTGCAGATCGGCGGCGGCGACCAGTGGGGCAACATCACGGCGGGCTGCGAGTTCATCCGCCGCCGCTACGCCCACGACGGCGAGCAGGCCGAGGCCTTTGCCCTGACCTTCCCGCTGATCACCACCGCCTCGGGCAAGAAATTCGGCAAGTCCGAGGGCAACGCGGTCTACCTCAACGCGGACCTGACCACGCCCTACGCCTTCTACCAGTTCTTCATCAACACCGACGACGCGGACGTGATCAAGTTCCTCAAGCTCTTCACCTTCCTGACCCCGGACGAGATCGTGGAAATGGAGCGCCAGGTGGCCGAGGAGCCGCACCTGCGCGCCGCCCAGAAGCGGCTGGCCGAAGAGGTCACCGCCATGATCCACGGCAAGCACGAGCTGGAGCGCGTCCTGGCCGCCACCGAGGCCCTGTTCGGCAAGGGCGACATCAAGGCCATCGACCCGGCCACCCTGCGCTCCGCGTTCGAGTCCGCGCCCGCCGTGCGCTACGCCCCCGGCGATCTCCCGGACCTGCCCCAGATGCTCATGGACCTCGGCCTGGTGAAATCCAAGGGCCAGGCCCGCAAGGACATCCAGGGCGGCGGCATCTACGTCAACGGCGAGCGCGTGGAGGACGGCCAGGACATCCTCGACGCCCACTTCATCGGCGGCGAGCTGCTGATCATCCGCAAGGGCAAGAAAAACTACGGCCTGGTCACCAAGGGCTAG
- a CDS encoding queuosine precursor transporter, whose translation MNETLWIVFALVDLSMVLVVYRLFGRVGLFGLMVFNLLLCNVQVLKTVELFGLTTTLGNILYASVFLATDLLSEFYGKKEARKGVLLGFVTLLMMVGYMQIALYFQPAESDFAQPHLQALFGFLPRVAFASMAAYLVSQLHDVWAFHAIRARTGERLLWLRNNASTMISQLLDSAIFCVIAFWGVFPMEVFLEILLSTYLIKVAVAALDTPFIYLAKRLFNRDEAVHGQA comes from the coding sequence ATGAACGAGACGCTTTGGATTGTATTCGCATTGGTGGACCTGAGCATGGTCCTGGTGGTGTACCGGCTGTTCGGCCGGGTGGGGCTGTTCGGCCTGATGGTCTTCAACCTGCTCCTGTGCAACGTCCAGGTCCTCAAGACCGTGGAGCTGTTCGGGCTGACCACCACGCTGGGGAACATCCTGTACGCCAGCGTGTTCCTGGCCACGGACCTTTTAAGCGAGTTCTACGGCAAGAAGGAGGCCCGCAAGGGCGTGCTGCTCGGCTTCGTCACCCTGCTGATGATGGTCGGGTACATGCAGATCGCGCTCTATTTCCAGCCCGCGGAGTCCGACTTCGCCCAGCCGCATCTGCAGGCCCTGTTCGGGTTCCTGCCGCGCGTGGCCTTCGCCAGCATGGCCGCCTACCTGGTCTCCCAGCTGCACGACGTCTGGGCGTTCCACGCCATCCGGGCGCGCACGGGCGAGCGGCTGCTGTGGCTGCGCAACAACGCCTCGACCATGATCAGCCAGCTGCTGGACTCCGCGATCTTCTGCGTCATCGCCTTCTGGGGCGTGTTCCCCATGGAGGTGTTCCTGGAGATCCTGCTGTCCACCTACCTCATCAAGGTGGCGGTGGCCGCGCTGGACACCCCGTTCATCTACCTGGCCAAGCGGCTGTTCAACCGAGATGAGGCCGTCCACGGCCAGGCTTAG
- a CDS encoding alpha/beta fold hydrolase, with protein sequence MTDAYPGQYGTVFLVHGALSDARMWRDHQELLKDLGDIRAVTLPGFGPEENAETIEFGMNTHAERLAKVVGHPGISGPVHVVGWSYGADVVLNALAHLHGKIASVMVYEPGYPGCLGEEEMRDFGKDAGAMFGPVFTLADDGDLHGAVEALVNGSGNRLGYFASQPDAVRAVQLDNAHTLPGQLHQQETPDLDEAHLSKVEVPLTVAWGEASRPLFRIVSQAVARTVPGCRAVPIPRATHMLPVEDPRRFADLVREHLGGNKS encoded by the coding sequence ATGACCGACGCATACCCCGGACAATACGGAACCGTGTTCCTCGTTCACGGTGCGCTGTCGGACGCGCGCATGTGGCGCGACCATCAGGAGCTGCTCAAGGACTTGGGTGACATCCGGGCCGTCACGTTGCCCGGATTCGGCCCTGAAGAGAATGCCGAAACGATTGAGTTCGGCATGAATACCCATGCCGAACGATTGGCGAAAGTCGTGGGCCACCCTGGAATTTCCGGCCCGGTCCATGTGGTGGGCTGGTCCTACGGTGCGGACGTGGTCCTCAATGCCCTGGCCCACCTGCACGGCAAGATCGCCTCGGTCATGGTCTACGAGCCGGGTTACCCCGGCTGCCTGGGCGAGGAGGAGATGCGCGACTTCGGCAAGGACGCCGGGGCCATGTTCGGCCCCGTCTTCACCCTGGCCGACGACGGCGACCTGCACGGGGCGGTGGAGGCCCTGGTCAACGGCTCGGGCAACCGGCTCGGTTATTTCGCGTCCCAGCCCGATGCGGTGCGCGCCGTGCAGCTCGACAACGCGCACACCCTGCCCGGCCAGCTCCACCAGCAGGAGACCCCGGACCTGGACGAGGCGCACCTGTCCAAGGTCGAGGTTCCGCTGACCGTGGCCTGGGGCGAGGCGTCCCGGCCCCTGTTCCGGATCGTGTCCCAGGCGGTCGCCCGCACCGTGCCGGGCTGCCGCGCCGTGCCCATACCCCGCGCCACCCACATGCTGCCCGTGGAGGACCCGCGCCGGTTTGCGGACCTGGTCCGCGAACACTTGGGCGGCAACAAGTCCTGA
- a CDS encoding SPOR domain-containing protein encodes MEPKYKVKVPKLNADKRKIEFSMSLPGFITATGVGVLALTFFFVMGILIGRGYRPESDVPPLGQIMPGAEHGELAQANEPPKVLTSEELDYQERLQVPPQQMLDTPVPAAKPEPKPEAKPEPKPEPAPAAKAEPAAPEQAAKPAPAAPGETVFDYVYQVASFRKEEMARSLNDQLTAAGLSTRIESGEAKGSTWHRVQVLHRGTPASTGDMKAVLAKFGIQKPLLKKKTAVQ; translated from the coding sequence ATGGAACCGAAATACAAGGTCAAAGTGCCCAAGCTCAACGCGGACAAGCGGAAGATCGAATTCTCCATGTCCCTGCCCGGGTTCATCACGGCCACGGGCGTGGGGGTGCTTGCGCTGACCTTCTTCTTCGTCATGGGCATTCTCATCGGCAGGGGCTACCGCCCCGAGTCCGACGTGCCGCCGCTGGGGCAGATCATGCCGGGCGCCGAGCACGGCGAGCTGGCCCAGGCGAACGAGCCGCCCAAGGTCCTGACCTCCGAGGAGCTGGACTATCAGGAACGGCTCCAGGTCCCGCCGCAGCAGATGCTCGACACCCCGGTCCCGGCGGCCAAGCCCGAACCCAAGCCGGAAGCCAAGCCGGAACCCAAGCCCGAGCCAGCGCCCGCCGCCAAGGCCGAACCCGCCGCTCCCGAGCAGGCGGCCAAGCCCGCACCGGCCGCGCCCGGCGAAACGGTCTTCGACTACGTCTATCAGGTGGCCTCCTTCCGCAAGGAGGAGATGGCCCGGAGCCTGAACGACCAGCTGACCGCAGCCGGGCTGTCCACCCGCATCGAGTCCGGGGAGGCCAAGGGATCCACCTGGCACCGAGTCCAGGTGCTGCACCGCGGCACCCCCGCTTCCACGGGGGACATGAAGGCCGTGCTGGCCAAATTCGGCATCCAGAAGCCGCTGCTCAAAAAGAAGACGGCGGTCCAATAA
- the argS gene encoding arginine--tRNA ligase has product MRAKIHLEAALKGALDNFGWEWPEKAVIEPPRDKQFGDMSANVAMLLAKEAKKAPRAIAEDIQAALSGDPNIEKIDIAGPGFLNFTFSPSFWRETVSVIAGAGEGYGTSTMGNGTKVQVEYVSANPTGPLHIGHGRGAALGDSLTRILEKAGFDVEAEYYINDAGRQMLILGGSILYRARQLGGQNPAEPEDYYKGEYITEIAAELMKQRPDLLTLPEEEAVEVCKVYGKDDILEGIKADLAAFGVRHDVWFSEKSLVTDGKVDETFADLTASGMGYEADGAYWFRSTQLGDDKDRVLRKSNGDTTYFASDIAYHDNKFKRGFDLVVDIWGADHHGYVPRMMAACEALGKPGGLSVILVNLVNLLRDGQPIAMSTRAGQFETLKDVVDEVGSDAARFMFLSRKSDSKLDFDLELVKQKSMDNPVYYVQYAYARIRSLGRKAEETGVAPAAVSPASLALLDTEHDMEMLRLLDQYPDYVESAARTQSPHLISMYLQELASTLHRYYTNCHVLSAERDVAEARLMLLNCVAGVLRNGLGLLGVNAPDSM; this is encoded by the coding sequence ATGAGAGCGAAAATACATTTGGAAGCGGCGCTCAAGGGAGCGCTGGACAACTTCGGCTGGGAATGGCCGGAGAAGGCGGTCATCGAGCCGCCCAGGGACAAGCAGTTCGGCGACATGTCCGCCAACGTGGCCATGCTGCTGGCCAAGGAGGCCAAGAAGGCCCCCCGCGCCATCGCCGAGGACATCCAGGCGGCCCTGTCCGGCGACCCGAACATCGAGAAGATCGACATCGCCGGTCCCGGATTCCTGAATTTCACCTTCTCCCCGTCCTTCTGGCGCGAGACCGTCTCGGTCATCGCCGGAGCGGGCGAGGGGTACGGCACGTCCACCATGGGCAACGGCACCAAGGTGCAGGTCGAGTACGTCTCGGCCAACCCCACCGGGCCGCTGCACATCGGCCACGGCCGGGGCGCGGCGCTGGGCGACTCCCTGACCCGCATCCTGGAGAAGGCCGGGTTCGACGTGGAGGCCGAGTACTACATCAACGACGCGGGCCGCCAGATGCTCATCCTGGGCGGGTCCATCCTGTACCGCGCCCGGCAGCTGGGCGGCCAGAACCCGGCCGAGCCCGAGGACTACTACAAGGGCGAGTACATCACCGAGATCGCGGCCGAGCTCATGAAGCAGCGCCCGGACCTGCTCACGCTGCCCGAAGAGGAAGCCGTGGAGGTCTGCAAGGTCTACGGCAAGGACGACATCCTGGAAGGGATCAAGGCCGACCTGGCCGCCTTCGGCGTGCGCCACGACGTCTGGTTCTCGGAGAAGTCCCTGGTCACCGACGGCAAGGTGGACGAGACCTTCGCCGACCTGACCGCGTCCGGCATGGGATACGAGGCGGACGGTGCGTACTGGTTCCGCTCCACCCAGCTCGGCGACGACAAGGACCGCGTGCTGCGCAAGTCCAACGGGGACACCACCTATTTCGCCTCGGACATCGCCTACCACGACAACAAGTTCAAGCGCGGCTTCGACCTCGTGGTGGACATCTGGGGCGCGGACCATCACGGCTACGTGCCGCGCATGATGGCCGCCTGCGAGGCGCTCGGCAAGCCGGGCGGCCTGTCCGTGATCCTGGTCAACCTGGTGAACCTGTTGCGCGACGGCCAGCCCATCGCCATGAGTACCCGCGCGGGCCAGTTCGAGACCCTGAAGGACGTGGTGGACGAGGTCGGGAGCGACGCCGCCCGGTTCATGTTCCTGTCCCGCAAGTCCGACTCCAAGCTCGACTTCGACCTGGAGCTGGTCAAGCAGAAGTCCATGGACAACCCGGTCTACTACGTGCAGTACGCCTATGCGCGCATCCGCTCCCTGGGCAGAAAGGCGGAGGAGACCGGCGTGGCCCCGGCCGCCGTATCCCCGGCCTCCCTGGCCCTGCTCGACACCGAGCACGACATGGAGATGCTGCGGCTGCTGGACCAGTACCCGGACTATGTGGAGTCCGCCGCGCGCACCCAGAGTCCGCATCTGATCTCCATGTATTTGCAGGAACTTGCCTCGACGCTCCACAGATATTATACCAACTGCCATGTGCTCAGCGCCGAGAGGGACGTGGCCGAAGCCCGGCTCATGCTCCTCAACTGCGTGGCGGGCGTGCTCAGAAACGGCCTCGGCCTGCTGGGCGTGAACGCCCCGGACTCCATGTAG
- a CDS encoding FCD domain-containing protein has protein sequence MCWRRGTPFSASPSGRSPNSPLRSILELAAAEFVLENPGLGERLAALREPWERAREAGRLTGEDLALIDQEFHAGLVGLMDNSMLDFYFGSINERLFRFRVMDFDETLNSKAIEEVADNHMGIVDALSAGDREEAVGRLKANIAEGLRNVDISLGRALMRTYEL, from the coding sequence ATATGCTGGAGGCGGGGAACTCCATTTTCCGCATCCCCAAGCGGGAGATCACCGAACTCTCCACTGCGAAGCATCCTGGAGCTGGCCGCCGCCGAGTTCGTCCTGGAGAACCCGGGGCTGGGCGAGCGGTTGGCCGCGTTGCGGGAGCCGTGGGAGCGGGCCCGGGAAGCCGGGCGGCTGACGGGCGAAGACCTCGCCCTCATCGACCAGGAGTTCCACGCCGGGCTGGTGGGCCTCATGGACAACAGCATGCTCGACTTCTATTTCGGCAGCATCAACGAGCGGCTCTTCCGCTTCCGGGTGATGGATTTCGACGAGACCCTGAACAGCAAAGCCATCGAAGAGGTGGCCGACAACCATATGGGCATCGTCGACGCCCTGTCGGCGGGCGACAGGGAGGAGGCGGTCGGGCGGCTGAAGGCCAATATTGCGGAAGGCCTCAGAAACGTCGACATCAGTCTCGGCCGCGCCCTGATGCGGACCTACGAGCTTTAG
- a CDS encoding DMT family transporter: MPKQYLACVNLSLAMVLVGSSVVAGKIMVEELPVHLASALRFALALAILAPLVLVREGGLPRLSRRTWLKLATQSLCGSFLFTVFLLHGLTLTGPASAGVITSTTPACMGLIAWVFLKDRPHRRAVLGILLSVAGVLVLNLAGTDGPGGANPVFGNLLVLAAVVFESLFLLIRKTVPEPLSPLAASTVISGFGLLWFLPGGVVEAASTDLSAISATGWLVVGYYGAFVTVLAYLFWFAGITRVAPSTAGVFTAVMPVSALILSALVLNEPIGWQQLAGCGCVLGSIVLISR, encoded by the coding sequence ATGCCCAAACAATACCTCGCCTGCGTCAATCTCTCCCTGGCCATGGTCCTGGTCGGCAGCTCGGTGGTGGCCGGCAAGATCATGGTCGAAGAGCTGCCCGTCCACCTGGCTTCGGCCCTGCGTTTCGCCCTGGCCCTGGCCATCCTCGCGCCCCTGGTCCTGGTCCGGGAGGGCGGGCTGCCGCGCCTGTCCCGCCGGACCTGGCTCAAGCTCGCGACGCAGTCCCTGTGCGGCTCGTTCCTGTTCACCGTGTTCCTGCTCCACGGCCTGACCCTGACCGGTCCGGCCTCGGCGGGGGTGATCACCTCCACCACCCCGGCCTGCATGGGGCTCATCGCCTGGGTTTTCCTCAAGGACCGTCCGCACCGCCGGGCCGTCCTCGGCATCCTCCTGTCCGTGGCGGGCGTGCTGGTCCTCAACCTGGCCGGAACCGACGGTCCGGGCGGCGCGAACCCGGTCTTCGGCAATCTTCTGGTCCTGGCTGCCGTGGTCTTCGAGTCCCTGTTCCTGCTCATCCGCAAGACCGTGCCCGAACCCCTGTCGCCCCTGGCCGCGTCCACGGTCATCTCCGGGTTCGGCCTGCTCTGGTTCCTGCCCGGCGGCGTGGTCGAGGCGGCGAGCACCGATCTTTCGGCCATCTCCGCCACCGGCTGGCTGGTGGTCGGCTACTACGGCGCGTTCGTCACCGTTCTTGCCTACCTCTTCTGGTTCGCGGGCATCACCAGGGTGGCGCCGTCCACCGCGGGCGTGTTCACCGCCGTCATGCCCGTGTCCGCGCTCATCCTGTCCGCCCTGGTCCTGAACGAGCCCATCGGCTGGCAGCAGCTCGCGGGCTGCGGCTGCGTGCTCGGCTCCATCGTGCTCATCTCCCGTTAG
- a CDS encoding helix-turn-helix domain-containing protein has translation MEKECLLLDLLTGWIRRHADDRAGGVRAGREHRAVNLAREVIEARYAEDLPLFELARLAGLSPFHLVRVFELQLGVTPHAYLTQTRIERARRRLAGQDRLADIAMDCGFADQAHLTRLFKRQTGVTPGKYRKILQNS, from the coding sequence ATGGAGAAGGAGTGCCTGCTGCTCGACCTGCTCACCGGCTGGATCAGACGCCACGCGGACGACCGCGCGGGCGGGGTCCGGGCGGGACGGGAGCACCGCGCCGTCAATCTCGCCCGCGAGGTCATCGAGGCGCGCTACGCCGAGGACCTCCCCCTGTTTGAGCTGGCCCGCCTGGCCGGGCTGTCCCCGTTCCACCTGGTGCGCGTGTTCGAGCTCCAGCTCGGGGTCACGCCCCACGCCTATCTGACCCAGACCCGGATCGAGCGCGCCCGCCGCCGGTTGGCCGGGCAGGACCGTCTGGCGGACATCGCCATGGACTGCGGGTTCGCGGACCAGGCCCACCTGACCCGGCTGTTCAAGCGCCAGACCGGGGTGACCCCCGGCAAATACCGCAAGATTCTTCAAAACTCCTAG